The segment CTGTATGctgtaatattcataaaataatcttttaatatttatctatgtTTAGCTGAGGAATTAACCGACAGAATCATACTGAATATTAGTGAGAAATTTCTAGAAATGTTGAAATCAtcgtataaaatacttaatttttcattaaatgaaATAGGAAAATTCcccaaaaaagaaaacaagataTTTACAACACTAGAAAGCAAAATACTTAAGATGATTAAACCAATGACCAACAAAACAGATATAGAATTTGATAATACTGTAGCTTTTgcattaactttattaaattttggtaTAATATACAtggaaatagaaaaagaaatagaacaaAATACATACAGTCTATATACAAAAGCAGAGAATTTCTTCCTAGTTAAAACAGCTATCAATAGAATATGTCCGTAATCCAGACAAACATGAATTTGTTATCTGTATGCATAATTTACTGAACAATCTAATAAAGGAAGAGTCTATACGTCAATATTATAAGGATTGGGCTATGACTGCAGCTGAGTtatctcgatattttatacatcacAATCGCTTTACTGAAGCTAGAAGTTATCTTGATATTGTTGCTGCATACTATACGTTGTATAGAAGTAGTGCGAAAAAATTAAGAACCAAGCTGACAATGATGACAGAGTCAACGATAAATGACAGAGATTCAAATTTACTCTTGAACACAATGCATACAGAGTGTCAATATGAATATGCGAAAATTGCTAAATTATGCGGACAATATGGAGTTCAGCTTTTGCATGCGtcaaaagaaaagttattatcaaataaaaaaaaatcaatcttGTGAAGTTGATAACTTAGAATGTTCCAATTCTACAAAATCTGAAGAAAAATCAGcagaatgtttattatttactaatttgGAAGAAGAGCTAAATGATGAGATTTCATTtattcagatttatttattcagatctctgataaatatttgtcaaatttaaatgatattaaaatagtttttaaaaaggtTTTGGAATGGTTCAATTcagcaaagaaatattttactatggAGAAGGATGTGAAAATTCAtgggaaaattatattatatatatccatAGCATACAAATATGTTGCAGGCTTTGAACAACAGAAAGATAAACGGgtgaaaatatatgataagCAAATAGCACTTTTATTTGATACAGTTAAAAcacgaaacatttttaaataatattataagatgTATGTGGCTTGAATTGGGTATTAGTCATTTAGCACTTGTAGACATATTGGGTGGTATAACGGAATCTGGTGTAACAACAGATCGGCAACTGTTATTGCATTGCAAATGAAAACCTGTATAAGCAATAGCATGGATTGTTTCAAATCATATTTAGAAATGTCCTAAGATTCATGTTCTCTATGTGTaactttatttgtatattatgttttatatttgagCACAAgtataatgtaaatgaaaatttttattaatttatataaaacgagTATCTTccaatgtaatgtttatatatatagtattcatataaaacttaacggaactttatttttcataaaatgtatactcAATATAGATAGAATATAAATTGgagatgttttaataaataaatattttaatgagatgcattaattggaatttttttataaaaaaaacgttgAATTAATGTCTATGGTATTGTAAttgtttgtataataaaaatttatttaatgttttatataaaataaaaaaagtacattgttttaaaatttcgaagatctttaaataatttttgaatagtcaatacattttcaaatGTCAGTAACAaatgcttatattttttttctataaagttttaatatttttctatgtaatatCTAACTATTAGTACAtagtttgattttatttcaacatgtttttttatgtgaaatgatttctcgataaaaaatgtgccgattcatataaatactattattttaactaaacaTTAgtagttacataaaatattatgaaacgACAAATCagaacataataaataaaactaaacattagtagttacataaaatattatgaaacgACATAAAAAAAACGTTGAATTAATGTCTATGGTATTGTAAttgtttgtataataaaaatttatttaatgttttatataaaataaaagaagtacattgttttaaaatttcgaagatctttaaataatttttgaatagtcaatacattttcaaatattagtaacaaatgcttatattttttttctataaagttttaatatttttctatgtaatatCTAACTATTAGTACAtagtttgattttatttcaacatgtttttttatgtgaaatgATTTCTCGATAAAAGATGTGCCGATTcatataaatactattattaactaaacattagtagttacataaaatattatgaaacgACAAATCagaacataataaataaaactaaacatTAGTAGTTACATAAAAACGACAAATCagaacataataaataatgcaaaaaatattatgaaacgACAAATCagaacataataaataatgcaaaaaaaaatcattggaaaattatacgaatgttctttttctatctgtttctacttttttttagagaagaaaagaaataaactttttttactgtaatataatataactgtTTTAAAAATGGAAGTGGACCGGCCGGTGTCCACCTCCACCGCGATTTCCACCGCGACCTCCTCGGTGACCGCgatttcctcctcctcttcctctacTCCACCGTGGTGCTGTAACaacaaaaaacatataaaaatataattctttagtTTTCAgaggtaaaaaataaaaaataaaacttacgtAGAACTGGCATGTGATTTTGTCCCCACTGCTGCCACTGCcattgttgctgctgttgctgctgccattgttgctgctgctgccgctGCCAATTCTTGATttctgaaaagaatattaaaatattagttatatttttttaatttatataaaaatttgtggtAATTGTATACTATCACTGCctcacctccgattttgatcTAATTAGGCTCtttcgacgcgttttttttttttaaaaaaactttttcctctCGCAAAATTGTCGCTCTCCTCCGCGAGACGAGATATTAGCGTCAAAGTTGACGACTTTCCAGGTTAAGAAACCTGTCACTTCGACGAATTGCAGTAGTATAATTATGAACCTTGCTTTGCGTAGACACAGGGTATTCCGCCCCCCCCCTCCGGGGGGGCGGACCCCCTgtgtaaaataagaataataaaactttcgtgAGTATTCCAGAGCGGCATAGATTGCTTGATCTATCAAACTAGCtttagcattatatatttttgtacaatctAAAGCTACTTCAATGCTAAAGCTAGTTTagattgcacaaaaatatataatgttaaagcTAGTTTGATAGATCAAGCAATCTATGCCGCTCTGGAATACgcacgaaagttttattattcttattttacacAGGGGGTCCGCCCCCCCCCCGGAGGGGGGGCGGAATACCCTGTGTCTACGCAAAGCAATTCGTCGAAGTGACAGGTTTCTTAACCTGGAAAGTCGTCAACTTTGACGCTAAATATCTCGTCTCGCGGAGGAGAGCGACAATTTTGCGAGaggaaaaagtttaaaaaaaaaaaaaaaacgcgtcgaaaGAGCCTAATGgatcaaaatcggaggtgagGCAGTGATAGTatacaattatcaaaatttgttaattacctTTCACGATATATGGTGGTAGATACGATGTATCTACCACTGGTGAAGGTGAGGCTGATGCTggtggcagcggcggcggcggcggtggtagCGGCTGCTGCAACAATGTTGGCAACTGTAAAACCGCTTGCGGCGGTGGCCCCGATGACGGCGGTGGCCctggtggcggcggtggccCCGATGACGGCGGTGACCCCGATAATGACAGTGGTTCTAATTCCAATGATGATGGCGGCGGTGACGGCGGCGGTGACCCCGGTGGCAGGGATGGCATTTTTTCTCCTTGGCTATcgccatatttttcttttagtttTCTCAATTCTTCCTTCAATGCAGCGATTTCTGCATTTTCAGTAGAAGTCGCTGCATTGGGggaagtatttttctttttctcgctcatttctgtaaaaatttatatattttaccatattatactaaataattattatactaaataatttttttctcgtacttacttttttttttctctctgcgTATTCTATTCACATGCTGCGGCGACATATTGGTTCACATGCTGCGGCGACATATTGGTTTCACTTGTTAGCCATGCCCTCTTATGGCGTTTTGGTTTCACTTAATTGTTGTTAACCACGCCCTCTTATGGCGTTTATCATTGTCAGTAGTGACAAAATGCAAGTTTTAGGTCGCTAGCGCCATTGGAGGTAGAGGTTGTGTCCACTAGCGCCATTGGTGGTGGGGGTCATGACCATGTTTCTCGCCGCTGCTCGAAAGTTCGAATAAGATAATTGATGTATTCAAGGGGTCGATTGTGTAGCATGAAATAaagtgaaaattacaaaagtgagcaaatttactaaaatattcatGATCTTATTGGTCAATAACTAGTAAGTTTGttcacttttgtaattttcattgcGATCCCCACCATTAAGAGCACCGATTGCTAGCGGCCTAAGATTTGCATCACTGTCATAGTAAGAAATGGAAATGCTGCATTGCGATTTGTCAACTGCCATTATAAACGAGATTGGTTTACGGAAAACACCAATCCTTTGGAGGCGTAACACAGTTTGTAAGTCATTTATAAATGTGACTATGGCTGTCGACTGACAGTTGATATAAAATGTCTGccgtattattttgtatttacggTGAAGGAGTGGATTTTTGCGGTTTTatagaaagaagaagaaaaaaaactgcatCAGTATATTACCTAAGGTATGTTTTAgttgtttatttgtaatttaagtttattattCTTGGTTAACATATGTTTCGGTTCTTCATAtttggtcatcttcagtataCAGTTTAGTTGTTCAATTCAGTCATAATATTGCTTTACATATTAGAATATGATCATGATAGTGACGATATGGTCTAATATGTGaagcaatataatatatgaagcAACATCATGACTGAATTGAACAACTAAACTGTACATTAAAGATGGTCTAACATGAAGAGTTCAAACGTATGTTACCTAATTTCctgccttttttaagatttaaaaatttattgtattgtattaaatacaatatatgttcattttactatttgtggcttaaattaatttttattacagatactGATTAttgaagaaagagagagagagaaagagaaaaaaagcgaGGGAGAAAGATTGAGAGAGAGCCAGACACAGGAGAAGAGGACgaacaaaaggaaaaagaaatagaacttttaattattattaaggtatttaaaatttaaaaaatagaaaatagttcaatttattaattttttttcagttttttagaTTTCCAGATCAGAACGTTCCAGAGGAGGAGTTTAGGTTTAAGTaggtatatttctttttatatataagagtTGCTGTGcacttataaaaaagaaaggttGCTGTGCACCTTTCTTTTGAGTTGCTGTGCACCTTCATATGAGTTGCTGTGcacttataaaaaagaaaggttGCTGTGCACCTTCAAGAAAGACTGCTGTGCGTCTTTAAACacttgatataaaaagaaggGTTGCTGTGCACCTTCAAGAGTGACTGCAGTGCGTCTTTAAACacttgatataaaaagaaggGTTGCTGTGCACCTGTAAAAAACAATTGCTGTGctcttgcaaataataatataatattttattataaggCAAAAATAcctataaaaatggaaaaacaaATAGCGCTGTCATTTGATCAGAAACGTATTATTGCTCAAGGCGAATGGTTAAATGATATACATATGGAGCATTTTGCACATCTTTTAAGAACTTGTTCAGATTATAGACCCGTGCAAacacaaaaattgtattctctaaatacaatacaatgtGCACCAGaatataagaaacatatacagatattatttaGCTCGTCAGGTTTAAACGCATTAGATGGACATTGGATATGTAGCTATTACgacagtaaaaatttatttatttatgattcgctaaataataaaaagttgcaCGGAGAttatgaacaatttttaagacGATTATTTCCAACTTATCCTTTTGAAAAACGACCTATCAAATTTCCAACTGTGCAATGTCAACCGAATAGTAACGATTGCGGTGTTTTCGCAATAGCTTTTGCAATTTCCTtactattcaatattaaaccaGAAAAAGTTAAGTACGACCATAGCTTAATGCGTtcacatttgataaaaatttttgaatctaatGTAATCGAACATTTTCCTCAAGATCCAAAATATGGTGTTCAAAAAGTACTTTCATTGgcattaataaaagcaaaagaagCTGAAACAACTCGTAAGCGTATGATacatcaaaataaaacaaatgaaaagaaattaaatcaattggAACAGTATAATCGTCCttgtaaattaaagaaattaaataatggccggtattcatagtccgttcttatatttaagattgtcttaagtattgtcttaaaatgctacgaaccaatcaaaaagccatattagtatcttaagacgacgatgacgacgacttaagacgatcttaaatataagaaatgactatgaataccggccaatgatttgttaaaaatgcaaaaaaacatAGCAGATTTAGACAAAATTGCAGatctaacattaattaataataatcgtattgatcaagtttataaaaaagattataaagagAATGAAGGACGTATACAGGTGTACTTAGAAAATGATATGCAAAATGAAAGATATCGAGATcaaatgattataataaaaactgagacaaaaatagttttgtcatccgaacaaaaaaatattattgttcaaggTGAATGGCTAACagatttgcatataaaacattttaatcatcTTTTAGAAAGATGTTCTAATTATAGACCTGTCGAAACATTGCTATTACAATGTCTTGATGAAATACAACCTATACCTGACAATAATgaacatatacagatattatatAGTTCGTCAGGTCCTGGCGCATTAGATGGACATTGGGTATGCAGTTATTATGATGcacaaaacttatttatttatgattcattaaataaaaagaagttgcataaaaatcatgaacaatttttaagacGATTATTTCCGACTTATTCTTTTGATCAACGGCCTGTCCGATTTCCTACTGTGCAGCAACAACCAAACGGTAATGATTGTGGTGTTTTTTCAATAGCTTTTGCAACTTCATTACTATTTAATATCAAGCCTGATACAGTAAAGTATGATCATAGCTTAATGCGTTCacatttagtaaaaattttggaatCTAATGTAATAGAGCATTTTCctcaagatttaatatatgGAGTTATTCAAAAAGTATCTCcgttagcaataataaaaccaaaaaaaGTAGCTCCTTTACGTACAATaggacaaaataaaatagaacaaaaatcaaatacattaaagaacaattttgttgatcaaattaataacaagGATAACCaagagataataaatatagatgataatattacattgactaacaattttgttgataacaaagaaagttgcaaaaaggaaaatcaagatatatgtgattacttaaaaaatcatGCGCATTACGAACGACAtcgatataaacaaaatttagaatataatcgTGCTAAAaagatacagaaatataaggaaaatttagaagataatcgcgttaaaaaaaagcgcacatataaaaaaaaattagaagataaTCGTGCTAAAAAGAAGCGCAgatatgaagaaaatgtagaagATAATCGTGCTAAAAAGAAGCGCAgatatgaagaaaatgtagaagATAATCGTGCTAAAAAGAAGCGCAgatatgaagaaaatgtagaagATAATCGTGCTAAAAAGAAGCGCAgatatgaagaaaatgtagaagATAATCGTGCTAAAAAGAAGCGCAgatatgaagaaaatgtagaagATAATCGTGCTAAAAAGAAGCGCAgatatgaagaaaatgtagaagATAATCGTGCTAAAAAGAAGCgcagatataaagaaaatgtagaagATAATCGTGCTAAAAAGAAGCgcagatataaagaaaatgtagaagATAATTGTGCTAAAAAGAAGCgcagatataaagaaaatttagattataatCGCGCTAAAAAGCGGCaacaatatgataaaaattttgcaatgcgATGCACGCAAGAGCGCATACGTTATTCTAAATTGATGCAAAAGGAAGAAagtagacaaaaaatattagaacgtAAATGGAATTAtaacaaacaatattataagaaaaagaaagaagaaagagaaaaaaagaatgaaacattgaaatataaacataacataaaaaattgcaatgttaCTAATAACAtcactaaaaaatatagaaatgttcggtgcaaaaattctataaaattaaaaaatggttctTTGATaacattcattaaaaatatttcgaaaaaattaaatattgaatgtaatatcgaaaaacaATTAGAAGCTGAGAAAATAGTACGTTGGTGTAATaatgttagaaataattatattgacgacatgaataaaatattatatagactTAAAAAGAAAGCAGAAGTATGTTTGACTCTTGTTGTTGAATGTCATACAATTGATGAACAATTGAATGCTTTGTGTGGAGTATCTAGACATACAGCTTCAtccgaaaattattttgcagattCTATGTATTGTAAAG is part of the Linepithema humile isolate Giens D197 chromosome 3, Lhum_UNIL_v1.0, whole genome shotgun sequence genome and harbors:
- the LOC136999058 gene encoding protein diaphanous homolog 2-like gives rise to the protein MSPQHVNRIRREKKKKMSEKKKNTSPNAATSTENAEIAALKEELRKLKEKYGDSQGEKMPSLPPGSPPPSPPPSSLELEPLSLSGSPPSSGPPPPPGPPPSSGPPPQAVLQLPTLLQQPLPPPPPPLPPASASPSPVVDTSYLPPYIVKEIKNWQRQQQQQWQQQQQQQWQWQQWGQNHMPVLPPRWSRGRGGGNRGHRGGRGGNRGGGGHRPVHFHF